In Myxococcota bacterium, the genomic window GTGCACAGGACCATCGTGCGGCCGGTGCGGATCAGCACCGAGCCGGCGGGGTTCTCCGTGAAGCCGAGATCGATCTCGACCTTGCGCAGCTCGTCGTGCGCGCGTCCGTCGCCGCGGTTCATGGCTCCTTCCGGGATACCTCGAGCTCGCGATTCTGCCCCATCGCCTCGACGAGCGCCGTAGCCAGCGCCTTGGCGAGCTTCGCCTGCATGTCCTTCTGCGCGAGCCGCTTCGCCTCGGCCGCGTTGGTGACGAAGCCGATCTCGACCAGCGCCGCGGGCATGTTCGTGCCCGTGAGCACGGCGAACGGCGCCTGCTTCACGCCGCGGCTCTCCGCGCCCGGGATCTTCGCCAGGCTGCGCTGGATCGTCGCGGCCAGGTCGCTCGACTCGCGCAGGTGCTCGGTGCGGATCAGGTCGCCCAGCACCTGGCCGACCACGTCGCGGCTGTCGGCGGCGGTGCCGGCCTGCCCGAACACGTCGTTCTCGGCGAGCGCCACGCGCATCGCCTCGTCATCGCTCGCCTCGACCGAGAGGAAGTACGTCTCGCAGCCGGCGATCTCGGCCTCGGGCGCCGAGTTGCCATGGATCGAGATGAAGAGCGCCGCGTGCGCGCGGTTCGCGATCGCGGTGCGCTCGGCGAGCGGTATGAATACGTCGCTATTGCGCGTCAGCAGCACGGGGAGCTTCCGCGCGCGCAGCTCGGCGGCGAGCTTGCGCGCGACGGCGAGCGTGAGGTCCTTCTCGAGCAGGCCGCCCGCGCCCTTCGCGCCGAAGTCGGCGCCGCCGTGGCCGGGGTCGACCACGATCGGGCGCGCCTCGGGCTCGGCGGCGCGCGCCCGCGCAGGCGCCGCGAGCCCGGTCAGCAGGAGCGCGACGAGTGCGGCGCGCTTCACGCGGTCAGCTCCACCACGTGCACGCGCCGGCGCCGCGGCCGGCGCGGGCCGACGCCCGCCACGCCGCGCAGCGCCTCGAGCGTGTGGAAGCCCTGCAGCCGCGCGCGCGCGACGAGCTCGATCCACAGGTCCGCGGTCATCTCGGCGTCGCCCAGCGCGCGGTGGCGCGCGCGCGGCGCGATCGCGAGCTGGGCGACCAACGTGTCGAGGCCGTAGCGCGGCGCCGCGACGAGCCGGCGCGCCGCGCGCACCGAGCACAGGAACGGCGGCAGCGGCTCGGGCCGCTCGTGAGCGCGCCACGCGCGCGCGAAGAAGCCGCGGTCGAAGCGCGCGTTGTGCGCGACCAGCACGTCCACGCCGTGCGCGGACAGGAGCGCCGCCACGCGGGCCACCGCCGCCGCCTCCTCGGGCGCGCCCTCCAGCAGCTCGTCGCGGATGCCGGTCAGCGCGACGATTCCCGACGGCAGCGGCTCGCCCACGTCGACCAGGCTCTCGAAGCGCGCCAGCACGCGCCCGCGGCGCAGCACCACCAGGCCGATCTCGAGGATCCGGTCGCGCTGCGAGGACAGGCCCGTCGTCTCGAGGTCGAGCACGCCGAACGTCACGTCCTCGAGGGGCGTACCCCGCCGCAGCTCCAGCTCGCGGGCGACGGGCGCGGACAGCCGCGCCGCCACCCAGCGCGGCAGCGACAGACCGCGCGGAACGCGCAGCCACTCCCTCAAGGTGTCGAATCCGCGCACCGTTCCCCCCGTCTGCGGACCGTAGCAGCACCCCCTTGGATCCTCTACTTTCGGCTTCGCACTCCCTCCCCCTGCGCAGTCCAGCCAACGCGACCCCCATCGGAGTCGGAGTCCCGTGAGAGGCGGCCCGAAGAAAGTCCGTATCCTCCGCGCGCTGATCCGCGATCAGCCCGGCCACCTCGGCAAGCTTGCCCAGGCCCTCGGCGAGGTCGGCGC contains:
- a CDS encoding N-acetylmuramoyl-L-alanine amidase, yielding MKRAALVALLLTGLAAPARARAAEPEARPIVVDPGHGGADFGAKGAGGLLEKDLTLAVARKLAAELRARKLPVLLTRNSDVFIPLAERTAIANRAHAALFISIHGNSAPEAEIAGCETYFLSVEASDDEAMRVALAENDVFGQAGTAADSRDVVGQVLGDLIRTEHLRESSDLAATIQRSLAKIPGAESRGVKQAPFAVLTGTNMPAALVEIGFVTNAAEAKRLAQKDMQAKLAKALATALVEAMGQNRELEVSRKEP
- a CDS encoding exonuclease domain-containing protein, translating into MREWLRVPRGLSLPRWVAARLSAPVARELELRRGTPLEDVTFGVLDLETTGLSSQRDRILEIGLVVLRRGRVLARFESLVDVGEPLPSGIVALTGIRDELLEGAPEEAAAVARVAALLSAHGVDVLVAHNARFDRGFFARAWRAHERPEPLPPFLCSVRAARRLVAAPRYGLDTLVAQLAIAPRARHRALGDAEMTADLWIELVARARLQGFHTLEALRGVAGVGPRRPRRRRVHVVELTA